From a single Nicotiana tabacum cultivar K326 chromosome 8, ASM71507v2, whole genome shotgun sequence genomic region:
- the LOC107809290 gene encoding uncharacterized protein LOC107809290 codes for MDQNVPVMAKKFWKIVRVAFFMLRKGLSKRKLMFDLSLLMKRGKIASKAAIQNLMFHHNNNNTYGHQCPSSTSSSKEYYEFNCSNSPAFHLPFNLNKRSKHSHHHAPATDDDVLMVNAAVLKALEMIQSETASPALPGFGRTPTVRQLRVTDSPFPLRDGEGNSHVDEKADEFISRFYRDLRREASAFA; via the coding sequence ATGGATCAAAATGTACCAGTAATGGCAAAAAAGTTCTGGAAAATAGTTCGAGTAGCTTTTTTCATGCTGAGGAAAGGGTTATCAAAGAGGAAACTAATGTTTGATCTCAGCTTATTAATGAAGCGTGGCAAAATTGCTAGCAAAGCCGCCATTCAAAACCTCATGTTCcaccataataataataatacctaCGGCCACCAATGTCCTTCCTCCACCTCATCTTCCAAAGAGTACTACGAATTCAACTGCAGTAACAGCCCTGCTTTCCACCTTCCCTTCAACCTCAACAAGCGCAGTAAGCACAGTCATCACCATGCACCTGCAACTGACGACGACGTTTTAATGGTGAACGCTGCTGTGTTGAAGGCGTTGGAGATGATTCAGAGTGAAACGGCGTCGCCTGCTTTGCCTGGATTTGGGAGAACTCCTACGGTGAGGCAATTAAGGGTAACTGATTCGCCGTTTCCTCTTAGAGATGGAGAGGGTAACAGTCACGTGGATGAGAAAGCTGATGAATTCATTTCAAGATTCTACAGAGATTTGAGACGAGAAGCTTCTGCTTTTGCTTAA